From one Acidobacteriota bacterium genomic stretch:
- a CDS encoding PH domain-containing protein produces the protein MTTTPVPTLESVREITRPHKSLFEYYALRALLAGPFFLLPLVPLYFRYHTLRYRFDGEGIHMRWGILFRREINLTYARIQDIHLVSNVVERWLGLARIQIQTASGSARAEMT, from the coding sequence CCCCCGTGCCGACCCTCGAATCGGTCCGCGAGATCACCCGCCCCCACAAGAGCCTCTTCGAATACTACGCCCTCCGCGCTCTCCTGGCGGGCCCCTTCTTCCTCCTGCCGCTCGTGCCCCTGTATTTCCGGTACCACACGCTCCGGTACCGCTTCGACGGGGAGGGGATCCACATGCGGTGGGGGATCCTCTTCCGCCGTGAGATCAACCTCACCTACGCGCGGATCCAGGACATCCACCTCGTGAGCAACGTGGTGGAGCGCTGGCTCGGCCTGGCCCGGATCCAGATCCAGACGGCCAGCGGGAGCGCCCGGGCGGAGATGACGA